In one window of Tachypleus tridentatus isolate NWPU-2018 chromosome 2, ASM421037v1, whole genome shotgun sequence DNA:
- the LOC143244682 gene encoding uncharacterized protein LOC143244682, which yields MNFLSLVILLLSLLLYGIALSQMFVASQTSAGAVFQPLLPQNSCHPLMADLIIKYQEFISAQVADSSNGTFCCFNVPTKMAMFTCNDCSAYSFYNLTRVATPYMSCSGNKSLIWNQLSLNNLTVKCKCVRPFFFRTLSAKITFQVSSLDIISETNVHFGCQENSTIFRMEIAGPTQTNITASDCNAFSCSLINIFIALSPFSFLPVFQDALDFFVTKTLQIQMNNMPFISLSQWLT from the exons ATGAATTTTCTTAGCCTGGTGATTCTATTGTTGTCCTTATTGTTGTACGGAATTGCACTCAGTCAGATGTTTGTAG CTAGCCAAACGAGTGCAGGGGCGGTGTTCCAACCTCTTCTTCCACAAAATTCATGCCATCCATTAATGGCAGAtctaattataaaatatcaagaaTTTATCTCAGCTCAAGTTGCAGACAGTTCGAATGGAACATTCTGCTGTTTTAACGTTCCTACCAAGATGGCAATGTTTACCTGTAACGACTGCTCAGCTTATAGCTTTTACAACTTGACACGGGTGGCCACACCATACATGTCGTGCTCTGGGAACAAAAGTTTGATATGGAACCAACTCAGTCTAAATAATCTAACTGTGAAGTGCAAGTGTGTCAGACCCTTTTTTTTTCGAACTCTTTCTGCAAAAATTACCTTCCAAGTCTCTTCTTTAGATATAATAAGCGAAACAAATGTACATTTTGGATGCCAGGAAAACTCGACAATATTCAGGATGGAGATTGCAGGACCCACACAGACGAATATAACAGCAAGTGACTGTAATGCTTTCTCATGCAGTCTAATAAACATCTTTATTGCTTTATCCCCGTTtagttttcttccagtttttcAAGATGCTCTGGACTTTTTTGTAACGAAGACACTACAAATTCAGATGAACAATATGCCTTTCATCTCTCTTTCTCAATGGCTCACGTAA